The Funiculus sociatus GB2-C1 genome includes a window with the following:
- a CDS encoding ATP-binding protein: protein MLSVLYLSTNTFIAACYYTIAFLIFQGLIRRQHLLSNPLVLATIAVFFSGVGHSAHVALAVGGHQSASTIFAIQASIDLITVLAAGTLIALRRYYSIFGEEQGVFADTQDQLEQANADLFKVNANLESLVAKRTEELLQTNQKLESEIRERKQAEEETRHLQNFLNSVVENLPIGVFIKEANDLRFLYCNKASEEITGYLKEDVIGKNDYDLFAEEQADLLTAHERRVLGKQKLLDISEQQIQTKHRGLRIFLTRKIPLLDESGRPRYLLGISEDITERKQAIEALRQSEAAQKQLIAFLRQQTTELETAMQKLQNTQSQMVQSEKMSSLGQLVAGVAHEINNPVSFIYGNLTYADQYTQDLLHLLHLYQHYYPQPVPEIQVQQESIDLDFVREDLSKMLSSMKLGADRIRQIVLSLQNFSRSDQAESKQLNIHEGLDSTLLILQHRLKAKLGNPGIELIKEYGDLPLVQCYGGQINQVFMNIIANAIDALEEYSYQNLAIRTIENLQPSFVRGYQKPPIFSTELPISSIKIRTEVLANDDNPRVVIRIRDNGPGISPEVKPKLFDPFFTTKPVGKGAGLGLSISYQIVVEKHGGVLKCFSEVGEGTEFWIEIPINQSKGR, encoded by the coding sequence TCCTCTTGTACTAGCAACTATCGCAGTTTTCTTCAGCGGCGTTGGACATTCAGCCCACGTGGCCCTAGCTGTAGGCGGACATCAAAGCGCCTCAACCATTTTTGCAATTCAAGCAAGCATTGACCTAATAACTGTTCTAGCCGCTGGAACCTTAATTGCTCTGAGGCGTTACTACTCCATATTCGGCGAGGAGCAAGGGGTCTTCGCAGATACCCAAGACCAGCTAGAGCAGGCGAATGCTGATCTTTTCAAAGTAAACGCCAATTTAGAATCTTTGGTAGCAAAGCGCACCGAAGAGCTATTGCAGACTAATCAAAAATTAGAAAGTGAAATTAGAGAGCGCAAGCAGGCAGAAGAAGAAACGCGGCATCTCCAAAATTTCCTTAATTCTGTAGTAGAAAACCTGCCAATTGGGGTTTTCATCAAAGAAGCTAATGACCTGCGCTTTCTCTACTGCAACAAAGCCAGCGAAGAAATAACTGGCTATTTGAAAGAAGATGTAATCGGCAAAAATGACTACGACTTATTTGCAGAAGAACAAGCTGATTTGTTAACAGCTCACGAGCGCAGAGTGCTGGGAAAACAAAAACTTTTGGATATTTCCGAACAACAAATTCAGACCAAACATAGAGGTTTAAGAATATTTCTCACTAGGAAAATACCGCTTCTCGACGAATCAGGAAGACCGCGATATTTACTGGGCATTTCCGAAGATATTACGGAGCGCAAGCAAGCTATTGAGGCGTTGCGGCAATCGGAAGCTGCACAAAAGCAATTAATTGCTTTTCTACGACAACAAACGACTGAGTTGGAAACAGCAATGCAAAAGCTGCAAAACACTCAATCCCAAATGGTTCAAAGTGAAAAAATGTCTAGTTTGGGGCAATTAGTTGCAGGTGTTGCTCACGAAATTAATAACCCAGTCAGCTTCATTTACGGCAATTTGACTTATGCAGATCAATATACTCAAGATTTGCTGCACTTGCTACACCTATACCAGCATTATTATCCTCAGCCAGTACCAGAAATCCAAGTTCAACAGGAAAGTATTGACTTAGATTTCGTGCGAGAAGACTTATCTAAAATGCTGTCGTCGATGAAACTGGGAGCAGACCGCATTCGCCAAATTGTCCTTAGCTTGCAGAACTTCTCTCGCAGCGATCAAGCGGAAAGCAAGCAACTTAATATTCACGAAGGGCTAGATAGTACGCTGCTGATTTTACAGCATCGACTGAAGGCAAAGCTGGGAAATCCGGGAATTGAGCTGATCAAAGAGTACGGAGATTTGCCCCTCGTGCAGTGTTATGGTGGGCAGATAAATCAGGTATTTATGAATATCATCGCCAATGCAATTGATGCGCTGGAGGAGTACAGCTATCAGAATTTAGCTATTAGGACTATAGAAAATTTGCAGCCGAGTTTTGTACGGGGATACCAAAAACCTCCAATTTTTAGCACCGAACTCCCAATCTCTTCTATTAAGATTCGCACTGAGGTTTTAGCAAATGACGACAACCCTCGTGTAGTGATTCGGATTCGAGACAACGGCCCAGGTATCTCCCCAGAAGTGAAACCTAAGCTGTTTGACCCCTTCTTTACTACTAAACCTGTTGGCAAAGGGGCAGGATTGGGCTTATCTATCAGCTATCAAATTGTGGTTGAGAAACACGGCGGAGTCCTGAAGTGTTTCTCGGAAGTAGGAGAAGGAACTGAGTTCTGGATTGAAATCCCGATTAACCAGAGTAAAGGTAGGTAG